A genomic region of Nitrospira sp. contains the following coding sequences:
- the tuf gene encoding elongation factor Tu (EF-Tu; promotes GTP-dependent binding of aminoacyl-tRNA to the A-site of ribosomes during protein biosynthesis; when the tRNA anticodon matches the mRNA codon, GTP hydrolysis results; the inactive EF-Tu-GDP leaves the ribosome and release of GDP is promoted by elongation factor Ts; many prokaryotes have two copies of the gene encoding EF-Tu), which produces MAKAKFERRKPHVNIGTIGHVDHGKTTLTSALTKICSDRGMAKFVSY; this is translated from the coding sequence ATGGCGAAGGCGAAATTTGAGCGACGCAAGCCGCACGTGAACATTGGGACGATCGGGCACGTGGACCATGGCAAGACGACGCTGACGAGTGCGTTGACGAAGATCTGCTCGGATCGCGGGATGGCGAAGTTTGTCAGCTAC